The stretch of DNA TACCATTTTTTGCGAAGTTCCAGATTTTAGCCTTGTAGAACCAGAAATTACTTCAGGCCCTACTATAGGAGCAATTGATAAGTTAGCTATTTTTGACATTTTTGAATTTGGATTATTAGTTATACTAATAGTATATGCACCTATACTATTGCCATATTCTAAACCTCCAATAGTATATGGAGTTCTTCCACTGGCTGCAATTCCTACGATAACATCTTTGGAACTAAAATCCATATTTTTTAAATCTTCAGAGGCAAGTTCCTTATTGTCTTCAGCTCCTTCTACTGCTTCAAAAATAGCTTTATGACCACCTGCTATAAGACCTTGAACTAAATCTTTGGATACTCCAAAGGTTGGTGGACATTCTGAAGCATCTAATATTCCTAATCGTCCACTAGTTCCTGCACCAATATAAATTAATCTTCCACCTTTAGACAATTTATTTGAAATAATATCAATTGCCTTTGCAATAGCAGGTAATTCTTTTTCAACTGCATAGGCTACTTTCTTATCTTCGGCATTAATGATTTCCACCATTTCAATAGTTGAAACATTATCTATGTTTTTTGTATCTGGATTAATTTCTTCAGTAATAATTTTATTATACTCCATATAGCCATATCACCATTCTTTCTGTCTATACTTTTAATTTTTTTCTGTTCTTGTGTAGAATTATATCATTTTTGAAACAACATTTCAATAGTTTTTAATAAATATGGAACGTTATTTCTTTATAGTATAAAAGACCTATTACAATTGGAATAGGTCTAAGGTGTCCTCTGTTATATAGTAAGTAGCCATTTATCAATGTCCTTTCTAAAACCAGTTGTAATTTTTTTCTCCTTACATATGAAAACATATTCTTTTATTATTTTTTTATAATTATAATTAATAGTCCACTCATCTAAAATATATATTCCTTTATTTTCATATAAAATCCTTATAATCTTATATCCAAGAACGTATACAT from Tissierellales bacterium encodes:
- the murQ gene encoding N-acetylmuramic acid 6-phosphate etherase, translated to MEYNKIITEEINPDTKNIDNVSTIEMVEIINAEDKKVAYAVEKELPAIAKAIDIISNKLSKGGRLIYIGAGTSGRLGILDASECPPTFGVSKDLVQGLIAGGHKAIFEAVEGAEDNKELASEDLKNMDFSSKDVIVGIAASGRTPYTIGGLEYGNSIGAYTISITNNPNSKMSKIANLSIAPIVGPEVISGSTRLKSGTSQKMVLNMLTTGSMIKLGKVYENLMVDVVAQNLKLIERSKKLVSLATGVSNTIATEYLEKTEYNVKLAILLIKTGLSVEEGRVLLEKNQGYLRRAIEES